One window of Nymphaea colorata isolate Beijing-Zhang1983 chromosome 1, ASM883128v2, whole genome shotgun sequence genomic DNA carries:
- the LOC116245899 gene encoding xanthotoxin 5-hydroxylase CYP82C4-like, protein MDSIRLVAEGLAALLALFFICNIWQKKKREARGRLPEPGGRWPIVGHLGLLTGTTPLYRTLAALSEKLGPLFSLQLGQRRAIVVSSMDLAKECFTVNDRAFAGRPQLEGWKCLGYNRAMFVFSPYGPYFLELRKIVANKLLSSQQLRLVKHIQVDEVGSLVQRLYRSCSNLEPVEMNHHLTWLAMNIVLRVVAGKRYFDLGGEGKEFREALGEFNNLVGTFTLSDAIPWLGWLDLSGHLQAMKRVHQKMDEVASAWPAEHRRKESSGAGEESDLMDVLIKELKDGHLSENHQTDAIIKATATVLVVAGTESTAVTLEWALSLLLNNPHLLKKAQDELDCQVGKERQVDESDLSNLPYLQAIVKETMRLHPTGPLLVPHESTEPVQLGGFEVPVGSILYVNVWKIHHDPTLWIDPEEFKPERFLSSRNVMTGFGGQDFAFLPFGSGRRICVGRRMAMQVLNLTFACLLQSFEWSTPMNEPVDMTVGHGLTLPKATPLRVLLRPRLPPHLY, encoded by the exons ATGGATTCCATCAGGCTGGTAGCAGAGGGTTTAGCAGCTCTGCTCGCTCTTTTCTTCATCTGCaatatttggcaaaagaagaaaagagaagcaagAGGCCGACTACCAGAACCGGGCGGTCGTTGGCCAATAGTCGGACACCTTGGCCTGCTGACGGGAACCACACCTCTCTATAGAACTCTCGCTGCTCTTTCAGAGAAGCTGGGGCCTCTCTTCAGTCTCCAATTGGGACAAAGGCGTGCCATTGTGGTGAGCAGCATGGACCTCGCCAAGGAGTGCTTCACTGTCAATGACCGAGCCTTTGCCGGTCGGCCTCAGCTAGAAGGTTGGAAATGCCTTGGCTACAATCGTGCCATGTTCGTATTCAGCCCATATGGACCTTACTTTCTTGAACTCCGCAAGATCGTCGCCAACAAGCTGCTCTCAAGCCAGCAACTCCGACTGGTCAAACACATCCAGGTCGACGAAGTGGGTTCCTTGGTGCAGCGATTGTATCGCAGTTGCAGCAACCTTGAGCCGGTTGAGATGAACCATCATTTGACCTGGTTGGCTATGAACATCGTCCTCAGGGTGGTCGCCGGAAAACGGTACTTTGATTTAGGCGGTGAAGGAAAAGAGTTTAGAGAAGCTCTCGGTGAATTTAACAATCTAGTTGGTACGTTCACCCTCTCTGACGCGATCCCGTGGCTGGGGTGGCTAGATCTGAGTGGCCACCTGCAGGCCATGAAGAGGGTTCACCAGAAGATGGATGAAGTTGCCTCGGCTTGGCCTGCAGAGCACCGCCGGAAGGAGTCCAGTGGCGCCGGTGAGGAGAGTGACTTGATGGACGTGCTCATTAAAGAATTAAAAGACGGCCACTTGTCGGAAAATCATCAAACTGACGCTATAATTAAGGCCACCGCTACG GTTTTGGTAGTAGCCGGGACAGAGAGCACGGCAGTCACACTTgagtgggctctctctctcttgctaaaTAACCCACATCTCTTAAAGAAAGCCCAAGATGAGTTAGACTGCCAGGTCGGCAAAGAGCGACAAGTGGATGAATCAGATCTCAGTAACTTGCCTTATTTGCAAGCTATAGTCAAAGAGACAATGCGCCTACACCCAACCGGACCACTTTTGGTCCCACACGAGTCAACGGAACCAGTTCAACTTGGTGGGTTCGAGGTGCCGGTTGGCTCAATCCTGTATGTTAATGTGTGGAAGATTCATCATGACCCGACATTGTGGATCGACCcagaagaattcaagccagagAGGTTCTTGAGCAGCCGCAATGTGATGACCGGCTTTGGTGGTCAGGACTTTGCGTTCTTGCCATTTGGATCGGGAAGGAGGATCTGTGTTGGCCGGCGGATGGCCATGCAAGTTCTTAACCTAACTTTCGCATGCTTGCTGCAGAGCTTTGAATGGTCTACACCCATGAATGAGCCGGTTGACATGACCGTGGGACATGGCCTAACCCTGCCCAAAGCAACTCCGCTTAGAGTACTTTTGAGGCCCCGTCTCCCACCCCACCTCTATTAG
- the LOC116245912 gene encoding xanthotoxin 5-hydroxylase CYP82C4-like produces MDSVRLVAEGLAALLALFFICNIWQKKKREARGRLPEPDGRWPIVGHLGLLTGTTPLYKTLAALSEKLGPLFSLQLGQRRAIVVSSMDFAKECFTVNDRAFAGRPQLEGWKRLGYNRAMFVFSPYGPYFLELRKIVANKLLSSQQLRLVLVVAGTESMAVTLEWALSLLLNNPHLLKKAQDELDCQVGKERQVDESDLSNLPYLQAIVKETMRLHPTGPLLDPHESTEPVQLGGFEVPVGSILFVNVWKIHHDPTLWADPEEFKPERFLSSRNEMTGFGGQDFAFLPFGSGRRICVGRWMAMQVLHLTLACLLQSFEWSTPMNEPVDMTVGHGLTLPKATQLRVLLRPRLPPHLY; encoded by the exons ATGGATTCCGTCAGGCTGGTAGCAGAGGGTTTAGCAGCTCTGCTCGCTCTTTTCTTCATCTGCaatatttggcaaaagaagaaaagagaagcaagAGGCCGACTACCAGAACCGGACGGTCGTTGGCCAATAGTCGGACACCTTGGCCTGCTGACGGGAACCACACCTCTCTATAAAACTCTCGCTGCTCTTTCAGAGAAGCTGGGGCCTCTCTTCAGTCTCCAATTGGGACAAAGGCGTGCCATTGTGGTGAGCAGCATGGACTTCGCCAAGGAGTGCTTCACTGTCAATGACCGAGCCTTTGCCGGTCGGCCTCAGCTAGAAGGTTGGAAACGCCTTGGCTACAATCGTGCCATGTTCGTATTCAGCCCATATGGACCTTACTTTCTTGAACTCCGCAAGATCGTCGCCAACAAGCTGCTCTCAAGCCAGCAACTCCGACTG GTTTTGGTAGTAGCCGGGACAGAGAGCATGGCAGTCACACTTgagtgggctctctctctcttgctaaaTAACCCACATCTCTTAAAGAAAGCCCAAGATGAGTTAGACTGCCAGGTCGGCAAAGAGCGACAAGTGGATGAATCAGATCTCAGTAACTTGCCTTATTTGCAAGCTATAGTCAAAGAGACAATGCGCCTACACCCAACCGGACCACTTTTGGACCCACACGAGTCAACGGAACCAGTTCAACTTGGTGGGTTCGAGGTGCCGGTTGGCTCAATCCTGTTTGTTAATGTGTGGAAGATTCATCACGACCCGACATTGTGGGCGGACCcagaagaattcaagccagagAGGTTCTTGAGCAGCCGCAACGAGATGACCGGCTTTGGTGGTCAGGACTTTGCGTTCTTGCCATTTGGATCGGGAAGGAGGATCTGTGTTGGCCGGTGGATGGCCATGCAAGTTCTTCACCTAACTTTGGCATGCTTGCTGCAGAGCTTTGAATGGTCTACACCCATGAATGAGCCGGTTGACATGACCGTGGGACATGGCCTAACCCTGCCCAAAGCAACTCAGCTTAGAGTGCTTTTGAGGCCCCGTCTCCCACCCCACCTCTATTAG